DNA sequence from the Methanolobus psychrophilus R15 genome:
TCGATCATCGCATCCTCTTTGACGAATTCCGGCCTGGTCTCCACTAGCACTTTTATGACCCTTGCATCACTTTTTAATGCTTCCAGTATCCTGTGCCTGACTTCCAGCGGTATCTCCCGCGTATCCAGGAAACTGCCGGAGGTGAATATCTTCACCATGAACTCGCTAAAACCGGATGCCTTCCTCATCGCTTTTCCAAGCTGGGAGAACAGATCTTCGTCAGAGGGAGAGACTTGCGCACTATCGTACACATAGCCGCACATAGTGCAGCCGCCTGCCTTACCCCACCAGCAGCCGGAGGTACTGAAGATTATGGTGAGAGTATCTACTTTCTTCCCGTCGACCAGGTCGGCTCCGGTCCACATTGCACACGGTTCATCTGGGCGTGAGGATTTGGCCTTCTGTCGGTTCCGTATGTCAAGGACTATTTTATTGAGTGTCATCATTCGAACTCTATTGTAGCCGGTGGCTTTGGAGTGAGATCGTAAACAACCCTGGAAACAGTAGGCAAAGATGCCGATATCCGGGATTCTATCCTGTTAAGGACTTCCCAGGGCAGCTCCATGGCTTCTGCGGTCATGCCGTCCCTTGAGCCGACAGCCCTTACTGCAACTATCCAGCCGTGGACCCTTACGTCACCCTTGACACCAGTACCCTTGCCGATAATGGCTGCGAAGGTCTGCCACGGATGGAACTTTTCTACCAGTTCATCCTCTACGATGGCGTTTGCTTCCCTCACAATACTTACAAGTTCTTCGGTAACCTCACCAACTATCCTGACGGACAGTCCCGGTCCCGGGAAGGGCATCCTCTCGGAAATCTCATGCGGCAGCTCAAGGGCACGCGCAAGTTCACGAACCTCGTCTTTGTATAGGTCCTCTACAGGCTCGACTATTGACTTAAAGTCCATTACAGAAGGAAGGCCGCCTACATTATGGTGGGACTTGATGCCTCCCTCTGACTCTATCCTGTCCGGGTAGATGGTACCCTGGATCAGATAATCGGCCTTGAGCTCTTTTGCTTCCTTTTCAAAGACGCGGATGAATGTCTCCCCTACTGCCTTACGCTTCTCCTCAGGGTCCGTGATACCCTTAAGGGCGCCAAGGAAGCGGTCTTTCGCATCAATGACCATCAGGTTCATGTCACAGAATATTTCCTTTATCCTCTCTGTTTCGCCTTTTCTCATAAGGCCTGTGTCGATGTATATAGGAGTCAGCCTGTCTCCGATGGCGCGGTGGGCCAGGACAGCACATACAGAACTGTCAACGCCACCCGAAAGAGCGATTATCGCCCTGCCGCCTGTGACCTGCTGCTGTATCTTCTCAATTGCCTTAGGAATGAACTTATCTGCTTTTACCATAAATGTAAACTCCGAAAATAGGATTTTTGTTTCTGAGATTTTACTCTTGAGATATAAGTTTGTGCTTATTAATGCTCGCCTTGTGAACTACCCTACCCTAAAGGGTCAGTGCTTCCTGCTCAATAGTAGCATCCTACTAAGTATCAACAGGCTATCCCCGCAGTTCCTGCGGTTTGTTGTATCATTGTCATTCCGTAGTTGCGGATATTGACAGCGGCATTAATATCTCGATCATGGAATGTTCCACAAGTGCAGGTCCATGTCCTGTCATCCAGAGTTAATCCTCTGTAGACTGTATTGCAGACAGAACATGTCATTGAACTGGGATAGAACCTTGGTATCTTTACAAGCTTCTTTCCAATTTCGTTCATCTTTTGTTCCATAATTGTCCGAAACATTCCGAATCCATTGTCGTTTGTTGATTTGCCCAGGTTCAGACTTCCTGCAAGTCCTCTCAGATGGATGTTTTCAACAAAGACATAATCATACTTTTTTGAAAGCGACAATGCTTCTTTTCGTATCCAGTCCAGCCGTTGGTTCGCAACCATTTCATGTACCTTGGCAACTTTCCTTTTCTGCTTCCGGTAGTTGTTGCTGTTAAGCTTCATTCTGGCCAGTTTCTGCTGTTCAGCTGCTAATTTCTTCTGTCCTTTTCGATAAAACCTTGGATAATTTGCTTCTCTGCCTTGGTCATCGACATAGAAGTTCGGACTGCTGTAATCCAGCCCAATTGAATTTTTCTTATCTAATGGCACTACGACTTCTTCTTCCTCAAATTCTACTAAAAAAGAAATGTAGAATTTTCCTGAACCTGTCTGGGAGATAGTAGCTGATTTGATCTTATGGTCTTCCGGAATTTGCCTGTGAACTCTGCAACGAACAATTCCAATCTTCGGTAACTTAGCATGTCGGTTATCAACAACAGCAACTGTTCCTTTCTGGTTGTTCGTGGTATATGTTCTTCTGGAATGTTTCTTGCTCTTGAACTTTGGAAATCCTATCTTTTGATCACGGAAGAAGTTCCGGAATGCTTGCTGAAGGGTCAGCTGCTCATTGGCAAGTGCCAAGCTGTCCACTTCTTTAAGCCAGGGATACTCTTCCTTGTACTGAGCAGGAGTGTTATTGAGCATTGTTTTTGTTACTTGATAGTGCTCTATTTTGTCTCCAAGCATTTTGTTGAAAATGAAACGACAGCATCCAAATGATTTTATAAAGAATTCGATCTGTTCAGGATTGGGATATAATCGAAACTTATATGCTTTGTTTTGTTTAGACATATTCTAACCCTGTTCTTCGATGTATTCTCGAAGAGTTTGTTCGCTGACGTTTCCAATGCTGCAAATGATATATCCATTCGTCCAGAAAGTGTGTTCTTTCCAGAAATGAAGAGACAATTCTTCTGGATATAATTTCCAGATGTGATATGTAGTATACGATTTGAATGTACTTATTATATTGGATACAGTTACATTAGGCTCAGTTTCAAGTTGATAATGTATGTGATCCTGATAAGTGTTTATTTTTTTGATGATAGTATGCTGTTTTCTACAGACATTATCAGATAGTCTTATGATGTCGGCTCTTATTGGTTCGTTTAATAATTTATTCCGATACTTACATACAAGGATCAGGCGGTATTGCAGCAAGTATTTGTGTCGGTTTTTTGATTTCCATGTATTCATAATATCGCCATTCAGCCCATACCCTAAAGAGTATGGGATTTTTGGCTAGTTCTTTTAAAGGCACTATAATAGAGCCGCCATAATTAAGAGTTATTGCGCATCTATTACTTACACCCCGCTTACAAGGGAATTATATATACCGGGAACATAGGTCGAACAAAATAACTGCGGTAGTATAATGTATCAAACTCTCCAGAAGTACTTCGGATATTCTGAGTTCCGCCCTCTTCAGAAAGACATAATCCAGGATGTGCTTGATGGAAAGGATACTTTCGTGCTTATGCCCACAGGAGGCGGGAAGTCTCTGTGCTATCAATTGCCTGCATTGCTGATGGACGGGCTGACGGTTGTGATCTCTCCCCTGATATCCCTCATGAAAGACCAGGTCGACAGCCTCAGGGCCAACGGCGTCAATGCGGCATTCCTGAACAGCACCCAGAATTATACCGAATCCAGGAAGATCTGCGACGACATTGCCACAAACGACATCAAAATATTATATATGGCGCCGGAGAGACTTGCAATGTCCGGCACATTATCGATGATCACAAAGGCAAAGGTCAGCCTTTTCGCCATTGATGAGAGCCACTGCATATCTGAGTGGGGCCATGATTTCAGGCCTGAGTACCGCAAACTCAGTATGCTCAAAAAAAAGTTCCCCAAAGTGCCGATTATTGCCCTGACAGCTACCGCAACACCGAAGGTGAGAGAAGACACCCTCAACCAGCTGGGACTTACAAACCCCAAAACCTACATTGCAAGCTTCAACCGCAGCAATCTTCTTTACGAAATCAGGCCGAAAAAGGAAACCTATGACCAGATATTGCAGTACCTGAGAAGGAATAAGGGAAAGGGCGGAATAATCTACTGTCAGAGCCGCAAGAACGTAGACACAGTCACCGCAAAGCTCAGAAAAGCTGGTTTCAATGCACTTCCTTACCATGCAGGCTTGAGCGATACTCAGAGAGGGAGAAACCAGGAAGCTTTCATTAAGGACAAAGCAGACATCATTGTCGCAACCATCGCTTTTGGAATGGGAATTGATAAGCCCAATGTGCGTTTTGTTATCCATTATGACCTTCCGAAGAACCTGGAAGGTTATTACCAGGAAACCGGGAGAGGTGGCAGGGATGGGCTTGAATGTGAATGCATCCTCTTCTTCAGCCACGGCGACAGGTACCGTATAGAGTATTTTGTCAAGCAGAAGGGCAGGAAGGAAGAGCGGGATATCGCCCTGAAACAGCTTCAGGATATGGTGAATTACTGTGTGAGCACAACATGCCGCAGAAAAGCGCTTCTTAGCTACTTTGGGGAAGAACTGGAAGAAGACAACTGCGGCGGATGTGATGCCTGTCTCAGGCCTAAGGAGACTGTGGATGGGACAGAAGAAGCAAAGCTGCTCATCAGCTGCGTAGGGGAGCTTGGCGAGCGCTATGGCATGAATCACGTTATAGACGTCCTGTGCGGTGCCAATATAAAAAAGATCAAGGAAAAGAAACACGACAAGCTGAAGACTTACAATTCAGGCTACCGCCACACCCGGCCCAGCTGGCAGGATATGGCACGCGAAATGGTGCAACAGGGAGTGGTCGCGGTAGAGGGCATCAGGTATCCCCTTCTCAAGCTCAACAAGGCGAGCAGGGAAGTTATGCAGGGCTCACGTAAGGTAGCCTTTACAAGAATTGCGCCGCTTGAATTCCCTGACACTCAGACCTGTGAGGATGATGAGCCTTATGAACCGGATACAATAGCAAAGCCAGTGACACCGCCACGAGCCCGGAAAGCCGCACAGAACAGTGACAGTGAACTGTTCTCCAGGCTCAAGGACCTCAGGAAGGAAATGGCCAATCTTCAGGACGTCCCCCCCTACATAATATTCGCGGACACGAGCCTCAAGCAGATGGCTGCAAAAAAACCTTCCAGCAAGGAGGAGATGCTAAAGATAACAGGTGTCGGGGAGTACAAGCTGAAGAAGTACGGCGACATTTTCCTCAGGGAGATCGGCAGGTATTGTGAAGAGAAGAACGGCGGTTCTACAAAGACTCCAGAGGAAAAGGCTCCGTCATCACTTCAGAAAAAGACCATGCCGGACCTCGTGGAGCCGGAGCTGCCGGCAAAGGACATGGGAAAGGGAAATGATAAGCCCGGAAAGAAACACGAGACCATCTTGAAGACCATCAGCGGGCTTGAAAGGGAGATGGTCATCCTGGCAAGGGCCAAACTCGGGGATTCCTTCTCGGAAGAGGAGATAAGGGAAGTGTGGGCGGAAGTGATCTCGGGAAGCAGGCAGGAATGATAGTTTCCTGTGTTTCCTGTTTTATTATGTGCATAGATAATTGTTCAATGATAATGGAAGTTTGATGAAGAACTGTATCATAACAGAAACCTGGTAGAAACGATGTTCTCTGTCCTAAAAAAGAAATATGGGGAAGGTCTCAAGGCAAAGAAGTACTGGAATCAGTTATTTGATTATTTTTTCCTGACACATGGAAAAAAGCTGACTGGAAAATTTCATACAGTTATTTCTCTTATTACTAGGGGATATTCTGAACTATAATTATACAATATTATGTCAAAACTATTCCATAATCCCAAATCCATCTGAAATTTATTTGTAAGATTATCATCCAAAGTAACTTTTATTGTATATTCCTCTGTCCTTCCAGGAGGAAAAGAAAGTTTTAATGATAACCATGTTGGCTTTGACCGAGTGATAGATTTGTCAGGGGTTAGCTCATACGCTTCTTTCAATAGTGATTTATTTGTGGAATCGAACATCTCAATTACAGCTTTATGTTCAATAACATCTTTGTTATCAATTGAAAAAAGAGGAAGAGGGGCCCCCAAAAAAAAGAAGGGCATCGTAGCAAAGCATATCGCAATTGCTGTTATCATAGCAAGAAATACATATGGCTTCTTCATTATTTTCCCTCTTATCATGTAAACAGCATATGTGTTTATGTTTTCAAAATAAAATGTTAATTATGTATTCCATTGTTCACGGTGTTCCCGCAAGAAGTACACCATACATCAATACCCGAATATGCAGATACATATTTCATTATGCAAGCAGGGTGCAATGCAGAATTTTGATCTGCTGCATCAAAATTATGAGATACTTCATGCTGAACAATGCTGTCATGCGGCCAATCCACGCCATCTGCAGTATCCGCACATATCGCAAAAGCCCAACTTCCATAAACAATCCCATTGTGGTCCATGTTATGTGTCCACCCAATCACCATATCATTTGCATAGTTCCTGCGCCATGCTGTATCTTCATATAGATCAGCAATTGCCATACTAGCACTATTCGCTGGACTAACATCACTTGCATCCCAATAATTCCAATACCAGTAAACGTTTACCCCAATGCCAAAATCTTCAAACCTATAAAGTGCATTGTGAGTATCCGTGGTAATGGCTTGCGTTGGCTTGTGTCTTTTGCAACGAATATATATTCATTAATAATCCCATTTATAGCATACGGATTTGTGCCTACAGATAATGTAGAAAATAAAGGAACGTTATCTAAATCGTCACTGACACTGTGCATTTCCTCTTCTGAAACTGCAGGCTCCATGGTTATTTTCCCACTTTCGACCAACTTTTTAACTTCACTTTTTGGAAGAGCATAACCATTGACAATATCAATCTTAGGATCTGCAGGGTCTACTCCATATTTTTTGAAATACTGAGATCTAGCTCCATCTATTATATCAAACATCTCTTTATGGCTTATCACCAAATCATAATCTTCCCCTTCTTTAGAACCTTCGGGAGGTTTACCAGTTTCGCTTGTTATAATTCTCAAACCACTGTCTAGAATTGTTCCTTCTAGATAGTAAGGAAGTTTGTCATTAGCAAATTTCAAATCATTTTCAGTTATACTGTATTCCTCATAAAGAGTTCTTAGCTCACTTTCAGTATAGCTTATACTGTTATCTTTTGCAACTGCAGTAGAACTTTTCTCAGTGAGTCCACTTCCAAAAGACACAAAAATAGTACCCACCAATAACATAGATACAAGCAGCGCACCTATCCTAAATTTTGCATTCATTTTCATTCTTTACCTCTGTTATTTACTCCAGAGGCAAGGCTACGGAAGCTTTAAACATCATCAAAGCCACCATTAACATGCCTCTGGGCAATGCCGGGGTTCAAGGGTACTTTGCAATTATCACTTGAACCTCGGTTCACATTATTACAATGTGATAGAGAACACTAGAATTTTCTTTTATTTAAATGTTAGGTCCGTTAGTCAAATTATTATACTACAAACATAAACAAAAAATCCAGAAATTGGCGTATTTTTAGCTATAACAATGTCTCATGATAACGAATAATTCAGACAGTACCACGCTGTTAAAATAATATAGAATGATGAGGAAAAGACTATCCAGATTTCAGTTGGACGTTATGGCCATAACTATAGTGTTCAACGCAACTTACTCTTCACCGATTCAATTTATAGTGTTCAACGCAACTTACTACACGTATTAATGTTTATCTTATCTTATGGCGGGGAAAGAACAAATTCTGATTGACCGAAAGGTAATTCTCGACGAGATTAACGATTTGATCACACACGAGAACAATTCAAGAGTGTTGAAAAGGCTCTATTTTGTTAAATTTAGATATTTAGGGGATTCTGTAGAAGAAGCTGCTACTAAAGTAGGAGTGACTAAGAAAACAGGATATTGCTGGCAAGAAAGTTGGAATAAAGGCGGCTATGCCGCCTTAATGCCAAATTTTGGCGGAGGTAGGAAATCCAAACTTACTGATGAACAAAAAAAGGAATTAAGAGCTTTGTTGGAAAATAAGGATTACTGGACTACAAGAGAAGTCTGGAAGTTAATAAAGGAAAAATATGGCGTAGAATATTCAGAGAAACAAGTAGGAGTTATACTTCACAGTTTTAACATGTATCACTCAAAGCCATATCCCCTTGACTACAGAAGACCTAAAAACGCTGAAGAGATCTTAAAAAAACTAACCGAAGCAATTCCAAAACATATTGGTCAAGATGAGCAGTATATCATAGGTTTTCTGGATGAATCTTCACCACAAACAAAAGCAAACACGCAAAGATTATGGTCATTTAAAAAACCGTTGATAATAAAAAATACGGATTACGTTAAAGCAAATGCATTTGCGTTTTATTCGATCAACGGGAACAGTATCATTGATTTTATGAAAAGCTCAAAAACAGAAGATGTGTGTGAATTCCTGGAAAAAATTGTAGAGCAAAACCCAGGGAAAAGAATAATTCTTGTTCTCGATAATGCAAGATCGCATCATGCAAAGAAAACGATAAGTAAAGCGAGAGATTTAAAAATAACACTTGTGTTCCTACCACCTTATTCACCTGATCTAAATCCAGTAGAATTTGTCTGGAAAACAATCAAAAGAGAAGTGTCAGTCAAATTTGTCAGATCAAAAGAACATTTGAGGGATATTATCAAAATGGAATTTATGAGGGTAGAGAGCTCATTATCGTTTGCAAAAAAATGGATAGAAACATTTAATGCACAAATAAAAAGTGTGATTTGTTGAGTTAGGGACTATAATAAGTATAACAATTGTTTTCGATAACAAGAGATTTGTTAGTATTCCATCTCTAATACAGATACATACTAAGATTCACAGACTCATGATTCAAGCCTGAATTCTTGCTTCACGGAAGTTACAGTATACAAATTTATGAAGGCTCTAATATCACTTATTAGGAATCATTGATTGAAACAGCCTATATGCCAAGTATTTTCCGGGGCCTGCCAATGAAATCACATATGGTGACAGATCTTACTTTTTATATTAATATCGCTTATATTTCAAGGATACAAGGAGTCATTAGGGGCAAGTTTGGTAGATGCCATGGTTGGACCCAAGAACAGCCACCAAAAACCGGACTTAAAAATGCAGTTCACATCATCATGAACTGCATGGTCAGATAGAATATCAGGTCGCCGAACACGACTGCAGTGATAAATCCGGCTGTGATGGGTATCATGAAGGGAAGACCCGGTGTTACCCAGACGCTGTCATCCATCCTGCCTGCCTTGACGTGGCTTTTCAACTGAGCAACGACGTTTGAGGTAAGTTCGGTCCCGGCCCTTGTGAATCTGAACTTTACACCTTCCTCGGTTTCCTCATAGGATTCGATCATGCGGATATGATCTTTGCCAAGTCCGGATACAGATGTCCTGTAACCGATGAACATGTAGAAAGGTCTGCGCAGTGACTCCTTCAGTGGATTTTGCAGTAGATTGTAAATGAAAAGCCCGATTGGTACAACTATTGTGAGTATAATAGAGTTGCCGAAGACACTGAAGGCGAAAATATCAAAGATAGGAGTTCCCTGGAGAGGCAGGCTGGTGTTGAATACCATAATAGCCGGGAAGGTTGGGACTATTAACGATATGACCATGAGCGCCTTGGCATCGGCGCCACCAAATGCCCCGAACTGGAAAAGGATGTAAACGAAAAGGTAAACGAACGCGAAGGTCAGCAGGTTCCTGATAAGGTAAGGCATTCCAAGGGTCATGAAGTCGTACAGGATGAAAACGTAACAGACACCAAACATCGCCACCCATACTTCATTCACAACCCTGCGGCTTTTTATGTCAGAATAGCAGGCATACAATAAGAAAGGCATGCAAGCAAGCACTTTAAGCAGTTCCATCATTTCCATTATCTCCGTTTTTCAATGTTTTTCCCATTTCCTGAGTTTCATGACCTCAGAGAGGGTCGCTCCTCTCCTTATCTCCTCGGACAGGCGTTGTTCTGTCTTCTCGACTTCCTTTGCCCGCCTTGCAATCTCATAGGCGCGCTCCCTCGGAATAACTACTACACCGTTATCGTCTCCCACTATGTAGTCTCCGGGCCTAACGGTCTGGTTGCCGCACACGATCTCGGAGTTGATCTCACCAAAACCCTTGGGTTCTCCTGCGTTGGGAACATTGCGGGTGGCAAATACAGGAAGGTCCATTGACCGGATGTCCTCTATATCCCTGACGGCACCATCGACAACGACGCCTGCTATCTCCTTGTTCAGGCAGCTCTGGGTCGCAAGGCCGCCCCATGGAGCCACATGACTGCTGCCGTTATAGATCACGATCACATCATTTTTCCCTGCCACATCAATGGCCTCAACGGGCTTTGCCCAGTCACCCCTGAAAGTCTGTACTGTAACAGCAGTGCCGACCATTTTCCTGCCGGGCACCTGAGAGAATATGTTCTGCATAGCTCCCTTGCGGTGCATTGCATCGGAAATGTTAGGAGTGGAAACCGACAGGAGGATATCCCGTATCTCGTCATCGCGGCTTTTTCCCGAATGGAATACCGTAGAAGGCGCATCCACACTGCTCCTTATGAACCTGGCGGAGGCTGTCACGTCAGATGAACGGACTATGTTGCCCCCCACTATCACTATCTGAGCACCGGCTGTAACGGCCTGTGCACATGAAACCGAGTCCAGGCCGCCTGCGACAGCAACAGGTATGTTCACTTTCTTTATGACTTCTTTCATGATAGTGAGAGAATCGCGGCCAGTCATTTGCTGATCGATGCCGGCATGCACGTTTATGTAGTCAACACCCATGTACTCAAGTTCCTTTGAACGGGATACCGGTTCGGATGAAGATATGAGATCAGCCATGACTCGGGCACCATATTTCTTTGCAGCCCTGACTGCTTCAAGTACTGTGGAATCATCAGCACTTCCGAGAATGACTATTATATCCGCACCGGCCTTTGCTGCCATCTCTACTTCCATGGCTCCGGTGTCGGCTATCTTCATATCCGCCACCAGGGTCCTGTCAGGGAACGCTGCTTTGAGCCTCCGTATGGCATCCATTCCCTCGCTTTTGATAAGGGGAGTACCTGCCTCTATCCAGTCCGCACCTCCCTCCAGGGCTTCTGCAGCGATCTGGATAGCGCGGTCCGTTTCCAGAATATCCAGGGCAACCTGGATTATGGGTCTGATATGATCACCTTCATTTATTTTCTGTATTACTAAATACTTTAGAGCGTATAAATCTAATCTCAATAAAACATGGATAAGATTAAAAAAAGGTCTGATGAGAATGTCAGCAAAGGGAATCCTATCAGTAAACATTTATCTCATGTAATTCCTTTATTGTCCGATGAAATTTAAGGGCCACCACATCATCTCAATGACATCTTTCTCGAAGGATATGATTGACATTATCCTGGAGACAGCAGAAGGAATGGAGCCGATAGCTCTTGGAAAACAAAAGTCGGACCTGCTCAGTGGCAAGGTTCTGGCAGTGCTATTCTTTGAACCAAGCACAAGAACCCGCATGTCATTTGAAACAGCCATGTATCGCCTGGGAGGAGATGTGCTTAACCTGGGATCCATAGATGCCAGTTCGATCGCCAAGGGCGAAACCCTTGCAGATACGATAAGGGTCGTGGACGGTTATGCAGATGCAATCGTGTTGCGCCATCCAAAAGAAGGAGCAGCATTACTTGCATCCGAGTTCTCTACTGTGCCTATACTGAATGCAGGAGATGGCGCAGGTCACCATCCCACACAAACTCTCCTGGACCTCTATACCATAAAAAGGGAAAGTCACCTTGAGGGATTGAGAATAGCACTTGCAGGGGACCTGAAATATGGCAGGACAGTGCATTCCCTGTGTTACGCGCTGTCCCTGTATGGTGCAGATATCACCCTGATATCGCCAATGGAGCTTAGAATGCCTGAAGAGATAATAAAGGACCTTGAAAAAAGGGGTGCAAAGGTCACCGAGACAAACTCCATAGAAAATGCCATTAACGAGGTTGATGTGCTATACATGACCCGCATACAAAAGGAGAGGTTCCTTGACCCGACAGAATACGAGAGAGTAGCTAACAAGTTAAAGATCACACCGGAACTCCTGACAAATGTCAAATCTGAGCTTAAGATATTACATCCGCTTCCCAGGGTAAACGAAATACATACCGGAGTGGATGAAACGGCGCATGCATGCTACTTCAGGCAGGCCTTCTACGGTGTGCCGGTAAGAATGGCGCTGCTTGCACTTGTGCTGGGGGCAATAGAAGTATGAACGAAGAGCAGGAACTCAGGGTCAAGAGGATAGAAAATGGTACCGTGATAGACCATATCACTGCGGGCCAGGCCCTTAATGTGTTAAAGATACTCGGAATCCCGGACTCTTCACAAGGGGTTGTGAGTGTGCTTCTTAACTCTCCGGGAAAGTTTGGGATAAAAGATGTTGTCAAGATCGAGAAACGGGAGCTGAACGTCCGTGAGGTGGACAGGATAGCACTAATAGCACCCAATGCAACTATCAATATCATCCGGAATTTCAACGTGTCCCAGAAAAAGAAGGTTCATATTCCCATTTTTGTCGAAGGTGTCGTCCGGTGTGTGAATCCGAATTGTATCTCCAACAGTAACGAACCTGTCACATCAAAGTTCAATGTTTCTGTAGATGGATGTTTACGGCTAAGATGCACATATTGCGGTAGATTCATTTCTGAAGATATTGCAAAGCATTTACTATGAATTGTGATAATAAATAAAAAAGAACATAAGAGATAGCCAACAGATATAGCACCCTGAGGTGGAGATGGATACTATAATAGAAGATATATTATAACAAATATATAATATATGCGGCTATAAATAAGGAGTTATCATTCACTTTTATGACCACATAGTAAAATATCTATGCCCTGTTTGGCCACAAAATGCATGTAAGAATACAACATGTGCAAAAATAAGGTTAAAACAATGGAAGCCGATGAGTATTATAACCCAAGGATGTCTTCCATTGTATAAAGACCAGGTTTTGCACGGGCGATCCACATAGCGGCTTTTACTGCACCGCCTGCAAATGCCTGGCGGGAATGAGCCTGGTGTTTTATCTCGATCCTTTCACCGTCGCCTGCGAAAAGCACTGTGTGGTCCCCT
Encoded proteins:
- the pyrB gene encoding aspartate carbamoyltransferase catalytic subunit yields the protein MIDIILETAEGMEPIALGKQKSDLLSGKVLAVLFFEPSTRTRMSFETAMYRLGGDVLNLGSIDASSIAKGETLADTIRVVDGYADAIVLRHPKEGAALLASEFSTVPILNAGDGAGHHPTQTLLDLYTIKRESHLEGLRIALAGDLKYGRTVHSLCYALSLYGADITLISPMELRMPEEIIKDLEKRGAKVTETNSIENAINEVDVLYMTRIQKERFLDPTEYERVANKLKITPELLTNVKSELKILHPLPRVNEIHTGVDETAHACYFRQAFYGVPVRMALLALVLGAIEV
- a CDS encoding aspartate carbamoyltransferase regulatory subunit, which gives rise to MNEEQELRVKRIENGTVIDHITAGQALNVLKILGIPDSSQGVVSVLLNSPGKFGIKDVVKIEKRELNVREVDRIALIAPNATINIIRNFNVSQKKKVHIPIFVEGVVRCVNPNCISNSNEPVTSKFNVSVDGCLRLRCTYCGRFISEDIAKHLL